A window of Candidatus Methylomirabilota bacterium contains these coding sequences:
- a CDS encoding peptide ABC transporter substrate-binding protein encodes MRIPDEQLALFEQRLQAIGLGRRDFLKAVGAMAAFGGLGFATTAQAAKPSKPAPGEKLAKEQLFRLGGGGYYQNDPASHDFNKDLYCQGVSALFAGLMVFDADFLAVPYLATKVDSNKDGSVWTFTIRKDSRWSDNAPVSARDFEYSWKRQLNPESKAPYAAFLYDIKNGEAFNKKQITDPSQVGVRAKDDWTLEVTLEGPRGYFPVLAAYLAAFPAYQRAVEKHGDKWTEAANIVCNGPFVLDSWEHNKQMTLRKNPYFFGAKDVHLTKVVIPIIPVASGALPYENNEIDLTLLQAGDLKRLQSDPRASKDVFRYPFPGTWYLLPQVTKPPFDNLKVRRAVAHAIDRDNVVKVAQGLAVPAWSMIPPGFPGAVDTPTIKAIQRFDKKAAMEMLKGTPFEGGKNWPKIVLSMRDEALGAKSLAEAVQAVLLENLNMKTELEVLEPRVFRERLWKQDLQFVWIRWFMDYPDPHNEYFDTFYGKKTTGRRQAWVNETFDKELEAGRDTRDAAKRMAHYAKAEEIMQTDAGYVPVAWVVRYAAAKPWVKGIEKNKKGEFVIDGNIYVDMLEHIYIVEKG; translated from the coding sequence ATGCGGATTCCCGACGAGCAGCTGGCACTCTTCGAGCAGCGCCTCCAGGCCATCGGCCTCGGCCGGCGCGACTTCCTCAAGGCGGTCGGCGCCATGGCCGCGTTCGGCGGCCTCGGCTTCGCCACCACGGCCCAGGCGGCGAAGCCCTCCAAGCCCGCACCCGGCGAGAAGCTCGCGAAGGAGCAGCTCTTCCGCCTCGGGGGCGGCGGCTACTATCAGAACGATCCCGCCAGCCACGACTTCAACAAGGACCTCTACTGCCAGGGCGTGTCCGCGCTTTTCGCCGGCCTCATGGTCTTCGACGCGGATTTTCTCGCTGTACCGTATTTGGCGACCAAGGTCGACAGCAACAAGGACGGCTCGGTCTGGACCTTCACGATCCGCAAGGACTCGCGCTGGTCTGACAACGCGCCCGTCTCGGCTCGGGACTTCGAGTACTCGTGGAAGCGGCAGCTGAATCCCGAGAGCAAGGCGCCCTACGCCGCGTTCCTGTACGACATCAAGAACGGCGAGGCCTTCAACAAGAAGCAGATCACCGACCCGAGCCAGGTCGGCGTCCGCGCCAAGGATGACTGGACGCTCGAAGTCACCCTCGAGGGACCCCGCGGCTACTTCCCGGTCCTCGCGGCCTATCTTGCCGCGTTTCCGGCGTATCAGCGCGCGGTGGAGAAGCACGGTGACAAGTGGACCGAGGCGGCGAACATCGTCTGCAACGGCCCCTTCGTGCTCGATTCCTGGGAGCACAACAAGCAGATGACGCTCCGCAAGAACCCGTACTTCTTCGGAGCCAAGGACGTCCACCTGACCAAGGTCGTCATCCCGATCATTCCGGTGGCGTCGGGCGCCCTGCCGTACGAGAACAACGAGATCGACCTGACGCTGCTCCAGGCCGGCGACCTCAAGCGCCTGCAGTCGGATCCCCGCGCGTCCAAGGACGTCTTCCGATATCCGTTCCCCGGAACCTGGTACCTCCTGCCGCAGGTGACGAAGCCGCCCTTCGACAACCTCAAGGTCCGTCGCGCCGTGGCCCACGCCATCGACCGCGACAATGTGGTGAAGGTGGCGCAGGGGCTTGCCGTGCCGGCGTGGTCGATGATCCCGCCGGGGTTCCCCGGCGCCGTCGACACGCCGACGATCAAGGCCATCCAGCGCTTCGACAAGAAGGCCGCGATGGAGATGCTCAAGGGCACGCCCTTCGAGGGCGGCAAGAACTGGCCGAAGATCGTCCTGTCGATGCGTGACGAGGCCCTCGGCGCCAAGTCGCTGGCCGAGGCCGTCCAAGCGGTCCTGCTCGAGAACCTCAACATGAAGACGGAGCTCGAGGTGCTCGAGCCGCGCGTGTTCCGCGAACGCCTGTGGAAGCAGGACCTCCAGTTCGTGTGGATCCGGTGGTTCATGGACTACCCGGACCCGCACAACGAGTACTTCGACACCTTCTACGGCAAGAAGACGACGGGCAGGCGCCAGGCCTGGGTCAACGAGACCTTCGACAAGGAGCTCGAGGCCGGGCGCGACACGCGGGACGCGGCCAAGCGCATGGCGCACTACGCCAAGGCGGAGGAGATCATGCAGACCGACGCGGGCTACGTACCTGTCGCGTGGGTCGTCCGCTACGCAGCCGCCAAGCCCTGGGTCAAGGGCATCGAGAAGAACAAGAAGGGCGAGTTCGTCATCGACGGCAACATCTACGTCGACATGCTCGAGCACATCTACATCGTCGAGAAGGGCTAG
- a CDS encoding TRAP transporter small permease, with the protein MMLAARWIAAVPPFFVTVLMLVAIADMLAGVFLRYVMTQVSAVFDLPSIRFFWVEEIGELCLAWMSFVGAAIGIRRGVHFSVQMITDRLPAGARKAVFTAHYLLIAGFGALVAIFGWQVAELNSQSFSPALNLNLRWLYLSSVVGGILIVIYSAASIVDGWRGRWPAVPGAPVSGPEGH; encoded by the coding sequence ATGATGTTGGCCGCGCGCTGGATCGCCGCCGTTCCGCCCTTCTTCGTGACCGTCCTGATGCTGGTCGCCATCGCGGACATGCTGGCCGGCGTCTTCCTCCGTTACGTGATGACCCAGGTGTCCGCCGTCTTTGACCTTCCGAGCATCCGGTTCTTCTGGGTCGAGGAGATCGGCGAGCTCTGCCTCGCCTGGATGTCCTTCGTCGGCGCGGCGATCGGCATCCGGCGCGGCGTCCACTTCTCGGTGCAGATGATCACGGACCGCCTCCCGGCCGGTGCGCGCAAGGCGGTGTTCACCGCGCACTACCTCCTCATCGCGGGGTTCGGCGCGCTGGTCGCGATCTTCGGCTGGCAGGTGGCCGAGCTCAACAGCCAGTCGTTCTCGCCCGCGTTGAACCTCAACCTGCGCTGGCTGTACCTCTCGTCGGTGGTCGGCGGCATCCTCATCGTGATCTACAGCGCGGCGTCCATCGTGGACGGCTGGCGTGGGCGGTGGCCCGCCGTGCCGGGCGCGCCGGTTTCAGGTCCAGAAGGCCACTAG
- a CDS encoding class I SAM-dependent methyltransferase has product MNTSRALMSRQDKIWSRYSRDKVDIGETLARVLRTLSKALPLGRPLRALSVGSSTEPQFRILEANFLGGLYLLDVERAALGVIRERIRRQSLTHVFPLRHDYTKVFLDREATERFLRNDLGGRRLDLIAFEHSLYYCPVDRWRALLSNVFDVLLAKTGAIHCVLMSSSADNPATTTWLYNHFAGKFFGHRNDQDLRAFGRGLRRDRRFANAEILAKTDRVRFFVDDFRALMSVVWMILLYPNVHRYTAAERREITELVYRRLFAKRKPLLQDQDHLVIYRGLRDNGLI; this is encoded by the coding sequence GTGAACACGTCGCGCGCCCTGATGTCACGGCAGGACAAGATCTGGTCGCGCTACAGCCGCGACAAGGTGGACATCGGCGAGACCCTCGCCCGGGTCCTCCGCACACTGTCGAAGGCGCTCCCGCTCGGCCGCCCGCTGCGCGCGCTGTCCGTCGGGTCCAGCACAGAGCCCCAGTTCCGCATCCTGGAAGCGAATTTCCTCGGCGGGCTCTACCTGCTCGACGTCGAGCGGGCGGCCCTCGGCGTGATCCGCGAGCGGATCCGGCGGCAGTCGCTGACCCACGTCTTCCCGCTCCGCCACGACTACACGAAGGTCTTCCTCGACCGCGAAGCAACCGAACGATTTCTCCGAAATGACCTCGGCGGCAGGCGCCTCGATCTCATCGCCTTCGAGCACTCGCTGTACTACTGCCCCGTCGATCGATGGCGAGCGCTCCTGTCCAACGTCTTCGACGTCCTCTTGGCGAAGACGGGGGCCATCCACTGCGTCCTGATGTCCTCGAGCGCTGACAACCCCGCGACGACGACATGGCTCTACAACCACTTCGCGGGCAAATTCTTCGGCCACAGGAACGACCAGGACCTGCGCGCCTTCGGGCGCGGGCTCCGGCGGGATCGGCGCTTCGCCAACGCTGAGATCCTCGCCAAGACGGACCGCGTCCGCTTCTTCGTGGACGATTTCCGGGCGCTCATGTCAGTCGTCTGGATGATCCTCCTCTACCCCAACGTGCACCGCTACACCGCGGCGGAACGGCGGGAGATCACCGAGCTCGTCTACCGTCGCCTGTTCGCGAAGCGGAAGCCGCTCCTCCAGGACCAGGACCACCTCGTCATCTACCGTGGTCTGCGGGACAACGGCCTCATCTGA
- a CDS encoding TRAP transporter large permease: MLFGAVGISFIVLAALSMPIVFALGLSGFLGLLIGNFSLQKLPSSLVAGTQHWVLLAIPTFVFAGNLMERCGMSYALVDLARVLVGWVRGGLGMSVVLAEYFFSGISGSTIADVSAIGSTMTPPMLRAGYKPEHAVSLVASATAMGILVPPCIFMIVLAQITDTSVVGLFLGGFIPAAVTAACLMAVIFVQAHRLGWPKDVRPTWPRFVKAGKASLVPLVVPIVIVLGFFFGVFTATEAGALVAAYAMAAALFYYKNVSWREMLTIVYESALLTAAVIFLLAVASVYQFLMGMLGVPRMLGELLGPLQGTPWLFLVAVCLIVIMFGMVLEGLPAAVILVPVVFPTAMQIGVHPVHFNIVLTAAVGIGLFLPPIGVGLLMALRFANISVGQHFRAYWPYLLALFVGLLLLILFPEITLFLPRQAGAVR; this comes from the coding sequence GTGCTCTTCGGCGCCGTCGGCATCTCGTTCATCGTCCTGGCGGCCCTGTCCATGCCCATCGTCTTCGCGCTTGGCCTCTCGGGCTTCCTGGGGCTTCTCATCGGAAACTTTTCGCTGCAGAAGCTGCCGTCGAGCCTCGTGGCCGGCACCCAGCACTGGGTCCTTCTCGCCATTCCGACGTTCGTCTTCGCCGGCAACCTCATGGAGCGCTGCGGGATGTCCTACGCGCTCGTGGACCTGGCAAGGGTGCTGGTGGGCTGGGTGCGGGGCGGGCTCGGCATGTCGGTGGTGCTCGCCGAGTACTTCTTCTCGGGCATCTCGGGCTCGACCATCGCCGACGTCTCGGCTATCGGCTCCACGATGACGCCGCCGATGCTGCGCGCGGGCTACAAGCCGGAGCATGCCGTCTCACTGGTGGCCTCCGCCACCGCGATGGGCATCCTTGTGCCGCCCTGCATCTTCATGATCGTGCTCGCCCAGATCACCGATACCTCTGTCGTCGGACTCTTCCTCGGCGGCTTCATCCCGGCGGCGGTGACGGCCGCCTGCCTGATGGCGGTGATCTTCGTCCAGGCGCACCGGCTCGGCTGGCCCAAGGACGTGCGCCCGACCTGGCCGCGCTTCGTGAAGGCCGGCAAGGCGTCGCTCGTGCCGCTGGTGGTCCCCATCGTCATCGTGCTGGGGTTCTTCTTTGGGGTGTTCACGGCCACGGAGGCGGGCGCGCTCGTCGCCGCCTACGCCATGGCGGCGGCGCTCTTCTACTATAAGAACGTAAGCTGGCGGGAGATGTTGACGATCGTCTACGAGAGCGCGCTGCTCACGGCGGCCGTCATCTTTCTCCTGGCCGTGGCGAGCGTCTATCAGTTCCTCATGGGCATGCTGGGGGTGCCGCGTATGCTGGGGGAGCTGCTCGGCCCCCTTCAGGGGACGCCGTGGCTCTTCCTCGTGGCCGTGTGTCTCATCGTGATCATGTTCGGCATGGTGCTCGAGGGGCTCCCGGCGGCCGTCATCCTCGTTCCCGTGGTGTTCCCGACCGCCATGCAGATCGGCGTCCACCCGGTGCACTTCAACATCGTGCTCACCGCCGCGGTGGGCATCGGGCTGTTCCTGCCGCCCATCGGCGTCGGGCTCCTCATGGCGCTGCGCTTTGCCAACATCTCCGTCGGGCAGCACTTCCGGGCGTACTGGCCCTACCTCTTGGCGCTGTTCGTCGGCCTGCTGCTCCTCATCCTGTTCCCCGAGATCACGCTGTTCCTGCCCCGCCAGGCCGGCGCCGTCCGCTGA
- a CDS encoding TRAP transporter substrate-binding protein, translated as MRGLIRGFIAIVVIAAVAVAGDVSSVSSQIKPGVRKLDLAYLLAPPESGAVGLKFMAEEVTRRSNGSINMVFHGGTLLNKELEIMDAVKSGNVAIGTPLGAASTVFPEMGVFLTPYLVRDYQHAYAMFNGQIGKDLDETFQRKYKVKILFFYDYGFRHFWNNKRPINSPADLKGLKMRVQQGRVFADTVNGLGASAVPMPWGEVIPAAQQGVIDGADLPIVNINALKIYEVSKYASMTYHNYGPSVLVMNLDIWKSLPADQQKLIMDVGMEAQKKIREATESVDSYAKAKEILEAKGMKVNQADVASFRKVAEEKIWPQYKQQYAEVWDKIVNTK; from the coding sequence ATGCGAGGACTGATCCGCGGTTTCATTGCCATCGTCGTCATCGCCGCCGTGGCCGTCGCCGGCGACGTCTCTTCCGTCTCCAGCCAGATCAAGCCGGGGGTGAGGAAGCTGGATCTCGCCTACCTGCTCGCCCCGCCCGAGTCGGGCGCCGTCGGGCTCAAGTTCATGGCCGAGGAGGTCACGCGGCGCTCCAACGGCTCGATCAACATGGTCTTCCACGGCGGGACGCTCCTGAACAAGGAGCTCGAGATCATGGACGCCGTCAAATCGGGCAACGTCGCCATCGGCACCCCCCTCGGCGCCGCCTCGACCGTCTTCCCCGAGATGGGCGTCTTCCTGACGCCCTACCTGGTGCGCGACTACCAGCACGCCTACGCGATGTTCAACGGCCAGATCGGCAAGGATCTCGACGAGACGTTCCAGAGGAAGTACAAGGTCAAGATCCTGTTCTTCTACGACTACGGCTTCCGCCACTTCTGGAACAACAAGCGGCCCATCAACAGCCCGGCCGACCTCAAGGGCCTGAAGATGCGCGTGCAGCAGGGGCGCGTGTTCGCCGACACGGTGAACGGCCTCGGCGCCAGCGCCGTCCCCATGCCGTGGGGCGAGGTCATCCCCGCCGCCCAGCAGGGCGTCATCGACGGCGCCGACCTGCCGATCGTCAACATCAACGCGCTGAAGATCTACGAGGTGTCGAAGTACGCCTCGATGACCTACCACAACTACGGGCCGAGCGTGCTGGTGATGAATCTCGACATCTGGAAGAGCCTCCCAGCCGACCAGCAGAAGCTCATCATGGATGTGGGGATGGAGGCGCAGAAGAAGATCCGCGAGGCGACCGAGAGCGTGGACAGCTACGCCAAGGCCAAGGAGATCCTCGAGGCCAAGGGCATGAAGGTCAACCAGGCCGACGTCGCCTCGTTCCGCAAGGTCGCCGAGGAAAAGATCTGGCCACAGTACAAGCAGCAGTACGCCGAGGTCTGGGACAAGATCGTCAACACGAAGTAG
- a CDS encoding nuclear transport factor 2 family protein — MPTPDQGALTWLREFEAACRARDFDTGRLMFAQDAVAFGTWAMAVHGLDNIEREQWRNVWPRIRGFTFEPGPEIRTNGDAAWIAAGWRSEATGPDGKPFTRPGRATFILSRRDGRWLCVHSHVSLQPTQSESAHGRVAG, encoded by the coding sequence ATGCCCACACCCGATCAGGGCGCGCTCACCTGGCTGCGGGAGTTCGAGGCGGCATGCCGCGCGAGGGACTTCGACACGGGCCGACTCATGTTCGCCCAGGACGCGGTCGCCTTCGGCACCTGGGCCATGGCCGTCCACGGGCTCGACAACATCGAGCGTGAGCAGTGGCGCAATGTCTGGCCGCGGATCCGCGGCTTCACCTTCGAGCCCGGGCCGGAGATCCGCACGAACGGTGATGCCGCGTGGATCGCCGCCGGCTGGCGATCCGAGGCCACGGGCCCGGACGGCAAGCCCTTCACCCGCCCCGGCCGCGCCACCTTCATCCTCTCGCGCCGTGACGGCCGTTGGCTCTGCGTGCACAGCCACGTCTCGCTCCAGCCGACGCAGTCGGAATCGGCCCACGGCAGGGTTGCCGGATAG